One genomic window of Candidatus Tiamatella incendiivivens includes the following:
- the glyS gene encoding glycine--tRNA ligase, whose translation AMRNRLPIGIAQIGKVGRNEISPRQGVIRLREFTLMEMEFFIDPREEECPWFPTVSDEKLLILTKEARLKGGSPECYKVREAVNEGVIYHKCLAYWMVIGRKFIEDLGINPENILFEDKLPDERAHYSSQTFDQKVKVSRWGWIEVAGHSYRGDYDLSRHIKYSGKDLRVYKRFEKPVIHRTVKFIANKAAIGRAYRNNAPFIIRAIEEIGPEKVFRAIEEKGSVEIKGYNITKEMIIKKVIEEKVTGEKFIPHVIEPSFGTDRIVFVTLEHAYKEKEGRRILSLPREIAPIQVSIFPLIEREEELRKLAWEIHTILTREGFTVAYDDSGNIGKRYARSDEIGVPFAVTIDYTTLDDRTVTVRDRDTWRQIRVNINRLPRLIRIGLGSKLPLEELVNEI comes from the coding sequence GCCATGAGGAATCGTTTGCCAATAGGTATAGCTCAAATAGGGAAAGTAGGGAGGAACGAGATAAGCCCTCGTCAAGGAGTTATAAGATTGAGGGAATTCACTCTAATGGAGATGGAATTTTTCATTGATCCAAGGGAAGAGGAATGTCCTTGGTTCCCAACAGTATCCGATGAAAAACTTCTCATACTAACTAAAGAAGCCCGTTTGAAGGGAGGTTCCCCTGAATGCTATAAAGTAAGAGAAGCTGTAAATGAGGGCGTTATATATCATAAGTGCCTAGCCTACTGGATGGTTATAGGTAGAAAGTTCATCGAAGACCTAGGTATAAACCCTGAAAATATATTATTTGAGGATAAGCTGCCCGATGAGAGAGCTCACTATAGTAGCCAGACGTTCGATCAGAAGGTCAAAGTGTCTAGGTGGGGATGGATAGAAGTTGCAGGACACAGTTATAGAGGTGACTATGACCTATCCCGTCATATTAAGTATAGTGGCAAGGATTTGAGGGTATATAAGAGGTTCGAGAAACCTGTCATACATAGGACAGTGAAATTCATTGCTAACAAAGCAGCTATTGGACGCGCATACAGGAATAATGCACCCTTTATTATTAGGGCAATCGAGGAAATAGGTCCTGAAAAGGTATTTAGGGCAATCGAAGAAAAGGGCTCAGTAGAAATAAAAGGGTATAATATAACAAAGGAAATGATAATTAAGAAAGTTATTGAAGAAAAGGTCACAGGTGAGAAGTTTATTCCACACGTCATAGAACCTTCTTTTGGTACCGATAGGATAGTCTTCGTAACACTCGAACACGCGTATAAGGAGAAGGAGGGGAGGAGGATACTGAGCCTTCCCAGAGAAATTGCACCTATTCAAGTGTCTATATTCCCACTCATCGAGAGAGAAGAGGAATTGAGGAAGCTTGCTTGGGAAATTCATACTATCCTAACACGAGAAGGATTCACTGTTGCATATGATGACTCAGGCAACATCGGAAAAAGGTACGCGAGAAGTGATGAAATAGGCGTGCCATTCGCTGTTACGATTGACTATACAACTTTGGATGATAGAACCGTAACAGTTAGAGATAGAGATACATGGCGTCAGATAAGAGTTAATATTAATAGATTGCCAAGGCTAATTAGAATAGGACTTGGAAGCAAGCTTCCACTTGAGGAGCTTGTGAATGAAATTTAG